The Candidatus Dadabacteria bacterium DNA segment TTGCCATGCTTAAGGACATGGGCTGGGAAGTAAGCGACGGAGGCTTTCCGCCTTCCTGCGTGCCGACCGGAATAAGCGTTACGCCGACTTCTGGACTTGTGACCACGGAAGGGGGCGGGACGGCCGCGTTTCAGGTGAAGCTTGAATCAGAACCGATAAGCGACGTCATAATTCCCCTGCGAAGCAGCTATCCGTCTGAGGGAACGGCCGACACCCGGGCGCTTTCGTTCACGCCCGATGACTGGGAGGTTGCGCAGACCGTGATGGTAACCGGCATGAACGACAGCGAGGAGGATGGCGCCAGGCGCTACGCTATTGTGCTTGAGCGGGCGCAGAGCAGGGACAGATTCTATGACGGCTTTGACCCTGACGACGTGTCGTTAATCAATCAGGACAATGATCCGGAACCGGATACCCCTTCGCCGGGTCCCATGCCGCCACAGGGAGAGGAGGCGGGACAAGGCGGCTCCGGGTGCGCAATCGCCGCGGAAGAGCCGGTGCGAGATACGTCTCGAAGCGGGGTGCTTGCCCGGTTTTTGCCCGCTGCGCTCCTTGTTTTCGCAATTTGGTGCAGAAGCCTGCGAAGAGAAAAGCGGCACCTCATCTGGGGGAATTCTTTTTCTGATTAAACGAATTCCCGCTAGTGTGGACAACCCTTGTTTCCGTGCTGTATAATGTTGCCCCAAGAGCTTTGGGAAGAAAGAGGAATTAGCACGAAAAGCTTGGCTGTATTAACCTGCTTTCCCCTTCTCTTTTTTAAATCATATCCGCATCTTACAATCATTGGAGGCAACATAAATGGAAAGGTTTGTTATTCCCCATCAGCATGAAATCACTAAAGAGGACAGAAGAAGGCTGAACGGCCACGGTTCTCTGATTCTATGGTTCACCGGGCTTCCGAGTTCCGGAAAATCCACTCTTGCCAACGAAATCGAAAAAGAACTCATACAGCGAAACCACCGCACCTACATACTGGACGGAGACAATGTCAGGATGGGCCTCTGCAAGGATCTTGGTTTTTCCGCCGAGGACCGCGAGGAGAATATAAGGAGAATAGGGGAGGTGTCGAAGCTTTTCATGGACGCGGGAGTTCTTGTCCTCTCCGCCTTTGTTTCTCCTTACCGCGCCGACCGTGACGCGATAAGGGAGCTTGTTGAGGAAGGAGAGTTCGTCGAGGTATTTGTCGACTGCTCCGTTGAGCAGTGCGAGCAGCGGGACGTAAAGGGGCTTTACAAGAAGGCGAGAGAGGGTGTTATAAAGGGATTTACGGGAATTGACGATCCGTACGAGGAGCCCTCAAGCCCAGAAATCGTGGTCGATACGGAGAAACACACAATCGAGGAGTGCAAGCAGCAGATACTCAATTACCTGGTCGCGCGCGATGTGGTGAACATGGGATAAGGGGAGTCCGGGCACCGTCTCTGTCTGGCCGCTTCTTTTATTCGCGGTTATAGATCATAATAATAGGATTGAGTTAAAGTTTTTCTCGGAAACACGGATGTCTGTTTCAAACAATGAATCGGGGTCTTCTCCCTCAATGAGTCCTGCCGAGCTGATCTGCGGTATTGCGGAGAATTCAAGAAAAGCCTCAAGAACCCTGGCTTCCGCCCCGTCTTCCCAGAAAAATGACTTTCTCCTGCGCTTCGCGGAACTTCTGGTAAAGGAAACCGATAATCTGCTCTCTGAGAACGCGAAGGACGTTTCCGACGCCGAGGAAAAAGGTCTCTCGGCCGCCCTCGTGGACCGCCTGAGGCTTAACCCCTCGAGGATAAGTTCCCTGGCCGACGGACTGCGGGAGATAGCGGAGCTTCCCGACCCCGTGGGCAAGATATCGGCAAAGTGGGACAGGCCGAACGGGCTTTCCGTCGAGAGAAAAAGGATTCCCCTGGGCGTTATAGGAATTATCTATGAGTCAAGGCCGGGCGTTACGGCCGACGCCGCGGGACTCTGCGTTAAATCCGGCAATTCCGTAATTCTCCGCGGCGGCTCTGAAACGATAAGATCGAACCTCGCCATTTCCCGGCTCATGGCCGATTCCCTCTCCCAAAGCGGTCTTTCGCCGTACACAGCCCAGGTCGTCCCGGTCGCCGACAGGAATGTCGTGACCGAAATGCTCAAGCTTGAGGACAAAATAGATCTCATTATTCCCAGGGGAGGGGAGGGGCTTATAAGGTTTGTCGCGGAGAACTCAAGGATTCCGGTTCTTAAGCACTACAAGGGGGTCTGCCACGTTTACGTGGACGAGCATGCGGATCTCGGGATGGCCGAGGAGATCTGCCGGAACGCGAAGGTCCAAAGACCCGGAGTGTGCAACTCAATGGAGACAATGCTTGTGCACTCCTCCGTGGCGCGTGATTTCCTGCCGGCCGCAATAGAGAGGCTTGAGGAAGAAGGAGTCACAATAAAGGGTTGCGAGAACACCAGGAAACTTGTTCCCCACGTGGCTCCGGCGGAAGAAGAGGACTGGTACGAGGAGTATCTTGACCTTGTCCTTAACGTAAGAGTCGTTTCGACGATTGACGAGGCTATAGACCACATACAGACTTACGGCTCCATGCATACTGACGCCATAGTTACGAAACACGCTGAAAACTCTTCGAAATTCATAAAAGAAGTGGACTCCTCCGCGGTCATGGTCAATACGTCGACCAGGTTCAATGACGGTTTCCAGCTGGGTCTTGGCGCTGAAATAGGCATAAGCACTTCAAAACTGCATGCGTTCGGCCCAATGGGGCTTGAGGAACTGACCACTTCGAAATTCGTGGTAACGGGAACTGGTCAGGTAAGAAACTGAACCTTTCGGTAGCTCGGGGGGATTTTCGCGGATTTGCCCGTTCCGCGAAGCTATGGCTGGGGGTTTTGGAAACAGATGCTTGTTGAACTCAGGCTTAAGAATTTTGCCATAATAGACGAAATTTCGATCAATTTCGGGGCAAATCTGAACATAATTACCGGAGAGACGGGCACGGGGAAATCCCTGATTGTCGATGCCATAAACGTAATCCTCGGTGACAAGTTTACTGCGGACCACGTAAAATCAGCCGACAGGCAGACATCGGTAGAAGCCCTTTTCGAGGTTCCCGGCGATTGCGGTATCGGGGAGAAGCTTGAGCAGCTGGGTATCGGGGACCAGGAGGGCGAGCTTGTCATAAAAAGGGTTTTTAACCCGGGCGGGAGGAACAGGATTTATATAAACGGTTCGATGGCGACGCTCGGGACGCTCTCTCGGGTGACCGACGGGCTTGTTAACATGTTCGGTCAGCATGAACACCAGAGTCTTCTTAAGAAAAGCAATTATTTAAGTTATATAGACGCTTTTTCTCAACTTGAACATGAAGTCTACGCATACAAAGCCTCCTACGCAGAACTCGTGCGCGCGGAGAATGAGCTTGAGGCACTCAAGAAAAAAGAACAGGAGGGGGCGGAAAAAGAGGATTATCTGAGGTTCCAGGCTGAAGAGATAAAAAAGGTATCCCCGGCGCCGAACGAGGATTCCGAGCTTGAGGCGGAGAGGGTAAGGCTTGAGAACTCAGAGAAGTTCTCATCTTCGCTCACAAGCGCGACCGGGCTTGTGTACGAGGGAGAGAGCTCGGCGGTTGG contains these protein-coding regions:
- the cysC gene encoding adenylyl-sulfate kinase, encoding MERFVIPHQHEITKEDRRRLNGHGSLILWFTGLPSSGKSTLANEIEKELIQRNHRTYILDGDNVRMGLCKDLGFSAEDREENIRRIGEVSKLFMDAGVLVLSAFVSPYRADRDAIRELVEEGEFVEVFVDCSVEQCEQRDVKGLYKKAREGVIKGFTGIDDPYEEPSSPEIVVDTEKHTIEECKQQILNYLVARDVVNMG
- a CDS encoding glutamate-5-semialdehyde dehydrogenase: MSPAELICGIAENSRKASRTLASAPSSQKNDFLLRFAELLVKETDNLLSENAKDVSDAEEKGLSAALVDRLRLNPSRISSLADGLREIAELPDPVGKISAKWDRPNGLSVERKRIPLGVIGIIYESRPGVTADAAGLCVKSGNSVILRGGSETIRSNLAISRLMADSLSQSGLSPYTAQVVPVADRNVVTEMLKLEDKIDLIIPRGGEGLIRFVAENSRIPVLKHYKGVCHVYVDEHADLGMAEEICRNAKVQRPGVCNSMETMLVHSSVARDFLPAAIERLEEEGVTIKGCENTRKLVPHVAPAEEEDWYEEYLDLVLNVRVVSTIDEAIDHIQTYGSMHTDAIVTKHAENSSKFIKEVDSSAVMVNTSTRFNDGFQLGLGAEIGISTSKLHAFGPMGLEELTTSKFVVTGTGQVRN